DNA sequence from the Halorussus limi genome:
AGGAACTCTGGAAACTCGACCACTCGAACTTCAGCGACGTCTCCGAGAAGAAGGCCGGACTCACGCCGGTCAAGCCCGTCGAGAAGTTCACCAAGGTCGCGATAGAGTCGGCCCATGAGAGCTTCGGACTGGCGACCGACGACATCGTGTACCTCCGGGACGCCTCGGGGGCGGGGCGCTCGACCGCCGAGCGACTCGCCGAGGTCGACCCGAAGGTCGTGCTAATCGGGGAAGGCGGACTCTCCGACGCGGCCGACCGCGTCCTCTTCGAGAACGAGATTCCGGTCGGTCCCGCCGACGACGTGACGATTCAGGAGGTCGACGAACTGGCCGTGACCCGCGAGCGGGAGGTCGAGGCGGTCATCGAGGACTGGGAGGAGGACGCCGAGAGCCGCCGAAAGGAGCAGAAGGCCGAGCAGTTGGACCGACTCATCAGCGAACACCGTGCCGACCGAAAGTACGACGCGGGGTCGGAGGCCAGCGGGCAGAGTCCGTGACGTAAATTTCGTCTTTTATTCGAGAAGAAATACCGCGAGAACCGCCGACGCGTTCTCGAATCGTTGGCACAGTCCCGGAACGCTAAAGCCGCGCGCGAGACACAGGTCGCGTATGGACGCCTACGAGTTGATTTCGCGGAACACCGAGGAGGTCGTGACCGAGGAGGAGGTCGAAGCGCTCGCCGAGGACCCCGAAGGCAAGCGCGTCTACGTCGGCTACGAGCCGTCGGGTGTCCTCCACATCGGGCACATGCTCACGGCGAACAAACTCATCGACCTCCAAGAGGCGGGGATGGAGGTCGTCATCCTGCTGGCGGACGTACACGCCTACCTCAACGGGAAGGGCACCTTCGAGGAGATAGAGGAGACCGCCGAGAAGATGCGCAAGCAGTTCCTCGCATACGGACTCGACGAAGACAAGACGGAGTTCGTCTACGGGTCGGAGTACCAACTGGACGACGACTACGCGCTGGACCTCCACAAACTGGAACTCGACACGACCCTCAACCGGGCCCAGCGCGCGATGGCCGAGATTCAGGGCGGCGAGACCGCGAAGGTCAGCCACGTGGTCTACCCCCTGATGCAGGCGCTGGACATAGAGTACCTCGATTTGGACCTCGCGGTGGGCGGACTCGACCAGCGCAAGGTCCACATGCTGATGCGCGAGGAGTTGCCCGAAATCGGCTACGAGGCGCGGCCGTGTCTGCACACGCCCATCCTCGCCGACCTCGGCACGGGCGAGGGCAAGATGTCGAGCAGTTCGGGCGTCACCATCTCGATGGAGGACTCGACCGAGGACATCGAGGAGAAGGTCAACTCGGCGTTCTGCCCGCCGACCCGCGACCCCGAGGACGACCTCGAGAACCCGGTCCTCGAAATCTTCCAGTACCACGTCTTCCCGCGGTTCGAGACCGTCGTGGTCGAGCGACCCGACGAGTACGGCGGGAATCTGGAGTACGACGACTACGAGGCGCTGGCCGAGGACCTCGAGAGCGGCGAACTCCATCCGGCGGACGCGAAGGGCGCGCTGGCGAACTACCTCGACGAGTTGGTCGCGCCGGGCCGCGAGAAGTTGCGAGAGATAGAGCAGTAATCGCCTCGTTCTCTCTCCAATCGAGCGGACGCGTCGAACGATATTCTTCGTTCGTCAGTCGGCCAGAGTCGGTCGGACAGAAGTCGTACCGCGAACGGTTCTACTGGAAGCCACCGCCACCGCCGCCCATCATCCCGCCGAGACCGAAACTCGACATGAGGCCCGAGACGAGGCCCCACGCCGTGAGGACGAATCCGAGGACGACGAGTCCGATTCCGGCCGCGATGATGAGGTTCTGGAGTGCGATGACTGCGATTCCGCCGAGCAGGAGCAACACCCCGAC
Encoded proteins:
- a CDS encoding tyrosine--tRNA ligase encodes the protein MDAYELISRNTEEVVTEEEVEALAEDPEGKRVYVGYEPSGVLHIGHMLTANKLIDLQEAGMEVVILLADVHAYLNGKGTFEEIEETAEKMRKQFLAYGLDEDKTEFVYGSEYQLDDDYALDLHKLELDTTLNRAQRAMAEIQGGETAKVSHVVYPLMQALDIEYLDLDLAVGGLDQRKVHMLMREELPEIGYEARPCLHTPILADLGTGEGKMSSSSGVTISMEDSTEDIEEKVNSAFCPPTRDPEDDLENPVLEIFQYHVFPRFETVVVERPDEYGGNLEYDDYEALAEDLESGELHPADAKGALANYLDELVAPGREKLREIEQ
- a CDS encoding DUF7470 family protein, which gives rise to MFDKLGAKGIVGVLLLLGGIAVIALQNLIIAAGIGLVVLGFVLTAWGLVSGLMSSFGLGGMMGGGGGGFQ